A region from the uncultured Holophaga sp. genome encodes:
- a CDS encoding S1/P1 nuclease, which produces MKFRSLALGCLIAWAIPAAAWGDKGHRIIASCAVRGLPPVVGAWFSGQEGLVVGHASDPDHWKKDRKEAPRHFLNCEVYGGAASVPRSAQEAIGRVGVRRFQKSGQLPWAIQDQVRVLATAFRSRDRGRVLLESSYLSHYVGDLHVPLHTTVNYDGRETDQRGVHSRWETGLVERYVAPGSLRVLPSAPGRATLQSPWRWLQETHSLVGLVLQDDRLAGGVKRHRGRRQQGAYWPLFWAAEGNVVKGQLERAGQRTGDLIVLAWEMGGRPRA; this is translated from the coding sequence ATGAAGTTCCGCAGTCTGGCCCTGGGATGTCTGATCGCCTGGGCCATTCCCGCCGCCGCCTGGGGTGACAAGGGGCATCGGATCATCGCCAGCTGTGCGGTCAGGGGGCTTCCCCCGGTCGTGGGAGCCTGGTTTTCCGGTCAGGAGGGCCTGGTGGTGGGGCATGCCAGCGATCCGGACCACTGGAAGAAGGACCGGAAGGAGGCCCCTCGCCACTTCCTCAACTGCGAGGTGTATGGGGGGGCTGCTTCGGTGCCCCGCAGTGCCCAGGAGGCCATCGGGCGCGTCGGTGTCAGGCGCTTCCAGAAGAGCGGCCAGCTGCCCTGGGCCATCCAGGACCAGGTCAGGGTCCTGGCCACGGCCTTCCGATCCAGGGACCGCGGCAGGGTTCTTCTCGAGTCCTCGTACCTGAGCCACTATGTGGGTGACCTCCATGTCCCACTCCATACCACGGTCAACTACGATGGCCGGGAGACCGATCAGCGGGGGGTCCACAGCCGCTGGGAGACCGGCTTGGTGGAGCGCTATGTGGCACCCGGTTCCCTGCGGGTTCTGCCCAGCGCCCCAGGGCGCGCAACCCTCCAGTCGCCCTGGCGCTGGCTCCAGGAGACCCATTCGCTGGTCGGACTGGTTCTCCAGGATGATCGTCTGGCTGGAGGGGTGAAGCGGCACCGGGGGCGGCGCCAGCAGGGTGCCTACTGGCCCCTGTTCTGGGCTGCGGAGGGGAATGTGGTGAAGGGGCAACTGGAGCGGGCCGGGCAGCGGACGGGCGATCTCATCGTCCTCGCCTGGGAGATGGGCGGGCGTCCCAGGGCCTGA
- a CDS encoding methyl-accepting chemotaxis protein: MTAFHAKLRIRSKFYFILTTQVVLLLLVALIGLGSLRRLQQDQATVTGIFDKLTATTDVIANANRLRIVHVSLLGTHAYPVYLAKRVKRLAEVEDTLQANLTRLEGLDWGSDKAQVQEISGIIRHYASAFPPLLKEATSRPDPDLPAMMDANLKEMNKARDDLDKLLALYQQRAEQLSQQDGIFARRQQLQIILGVVVALVLGVLFTLLVGRRVEQDARMIEDAMAALESGDLTHRCQVDSRDEFGNIARKLDRATARLRDDFGHIAAITERTASGATELSATTQELEAATAEISRSADAQRVEVATSSQALDEVARSVEEVRSRTAQAERLSSTSLTASAEGMESVKASDDAMRAIQESSGKVGRITTVIADIARQTNLLSLNAAIEAAKAGVHGRGFAVVADEIRKLAERSASAAKEITALIEESGNRVGVGSGAVENVSRTLGVIQHNIRDYADQIQEIATATGAQAQASGQVVEGIRRTLDLTERNASATVELTATITETARTVDDLARLAAELRDLASRFKLS, from the coding sequence ATGACAGCCTTCCACGCCAAGCTCCGCATTAGAAGCAAGTTCTACTTCATCCTGACCACCCAGGTGGTCCTCCTCCTCCTTGTGGCCCTCATCGGCCTGGGGAGCCTGCGCCGACTCCAGCAGGACCAGGCCACCGTCACCGGCATTTTCGACAAGCTCACCGCCACCACCGATGTCATCGCCAATGCCAACCGGCTCCGCATCGTGCACGTCTCCCTCCTGGGCACCCATGCCTATCCGGTCTATCTCGCCAAGCGGGTGAAGCGCCTGGCCGAAGTGGAGGACACCCTCCAGGCCAACCTCACTCGCCTGGAGGGACTGGACTGGGGGAGCGACAAGGCCCAGGTCCAGGAGATCAGCGGCATCATCCGGCACTACGCATCCGCCTTCCCCCCCCTGCTCAAGGAGGCCACCTCCCGACCGGACCCGGACCTCCCGGCCATGATGGATGCCAACCTCAAGGAGATGAACAAGGCCAGGGATGACCTGGACAAGCTCCTGGCGCTGTACCAGCAGCGGGCAGAGCAGCTGAGCCAACAGGATGGGATCTTCGCCCGAAGGCAGCAGCTCCAGATCATCCTGGGCGTTGTGGTCGCACTCGTCCTGGGCGTCCTCTTCACTCTGCTGGTGGGACGCCGGGTCGAACAGGATGCCCGGATGATCGAAGACGCCATGGCGGCCCTGGAGTCGGGTGATCTCACCCACCGGTGTCAGGTGGACAGCCGGGACGAATTCGGCAACATCGCCCGGAAGCTGGACCGGGCCACAGCCCGGCTGCGGGATGACTTCGGCCATATCGCGGCCATCACCGAGCGCACGGCCAGCGGGGCCACGGAGCTCTCGGCCACCACCCAGGAACTGGAAGCCGCCACGGCTGAGATCAGTCGCTCGGCCGATGCCCAGAGGGTCGAGGTCGCCACCTCCTCCCAGGCCCTTGATGAGGTGGCCCGCTCGGTCGAAGAGGTCCGCAGCCGCACGGCCCAGGCGGAGAGACTCTCCAGCACCTCGCTTACGGCAAGTGCCGAGGGCATGGAGAGCGTCAAGGCCTCCGACGACGCCATGAGGGCGATCCAGGAGAGCTCGGGCAAGGTGGGCCGGATCACCACAGTGATCGCCGACATCGCCCGCCAGACCAACCTCCTGTCGCTCAACGCGGCCATCGAGGCGGCCAAGGCAGGGGTCCACGGACGGGGTTTCGCGGTGGTTGCCGATGAGATCCGCAAGCTGGCGGAGCGAAGCGCTTCGGCCGCCAAGGAGATCACCGCCCTCATCGAGGAGAGCGGCAACCGGGTGGGTGTGGGCTCCGGAGCCGTGGAGAACGTCAGTCGCACTCTGGGGGTCATCCAGCATAACATCCGGGACTATGCCGATCAGATCCAGGAGATCGCCACCGCCACCGGGGCCCAGGCCCAGGCCAGCGGGCAGGTGGTGGAGGGCATCCGGCGGACCCTCGACCTGACCGAGCGCAACGCCTCCGCCACAGTGGAGCTGACCGCCACCATCACCGAGACGGCCCGCACCGTCGACGACCTCGCCAGGCTGGCCGCCGAACTGCGGGACCTGGCCTCCCGCTTCAAGCTCAGCTGA